CTGGGAGCACGGCCAGCCCGTTTCCATAGCAATGTGGGCTCTGGTTGCGCCTGTGGGGGGTGCCAGATGCTTTGCCAGGAGTCAGCAGAGAGCCTCGGCTTGAGACGCTGCAGCCGTTGTGGGTGACATCAGGGGCACCTCTGATTTCCGCAGTGCAAAATAATGAAGACTGTTCACAGGATGTGAAAGACAGACATTTTtagaagatttttgttttctcaaactCAGTtgtgaaatcaatataagaaatcataaatataagagagagaaaaatggaaaaagggataagaattgaaaagaaataaaactgacatggtatgcagatgacatgattgtgtaCATAGGAAGTCCAAGGAGATCTATGGATAATTTGTTAGATTTACTAAGTGAATTTGGCAAGATTGCTGAATAtaagataaataaacaaaaatcagttaTATTCTTAGATAAGAGCAACAAAGAAAATTGTAATGATAGGCATTTACCATAGTATCAACAAATATAagatacttaagaataaacctgAAGAACAATGTGGAAATCCTCTACACAGAAAATTATTACAAAGTATCTTATATTCAGCAATTAGAAAGACTTACATTAATGGAGGGATAGACAGTAGTTGTGAGTTGGACAACTATCATGGAGATGTTAGATTCACCTGTGATGACCTAAGATTCAATGTGCACCCATTTAAAATCCCAGCAGGTTTTTCTGGTGAAATGTAATAAACTCACAAAAAAGCGTTTGGCGCTTCCTGCGGGAGTATCCATAGCCTACATTGCTGTGGAAATGAGCTGGTCGTGCTCcagagattaaataaataaaatttaatgatatACTACCACCCACCCATTTGGATGGCTGTTACTAAAAAACTAACGAAATGGGAAATCGTGTTGGTGAGGGTGTAGGAGAATTAGAACCTTGTGCATGagtggtggaaatgtaaaatggtacagttgcTATGGAAAACTTGGCTGGTTCCTCAGTAAGTCAAACATTGAATTACCATATGTTCCAGCAGTTCtgacttctgggtatatacctgcaaacaattgaaagcagggactcgaAACAGATACCAGCgttcatagcattattcacaatagccctcCCCACCACAAGGAGAGcccaaataataatgataaacaaaatatggtctgTCCATACCATgggatgttattcagccataaggaatgAAGatctgctacaacatggatgaaccttggaaacatgctgagtaaaagaagccagacacgaaAGAACACGTACTGTAATTCTGCTTATATGCATCACATAGAATATAGGCAAACCCActcagacagaaagtagaattaaGATTACCAGGGTCCTAGTGAGGGGAGAGGAGTATGGAGCATTGCTGTTTAATGGTACAGAACTTCTGAGTTGATgagaaagttctagaaatggaTGGTAGCGGTGGGTGATGTTCAGCGTTGCCGTAGGGCTCGAtgacactgaactgtacacttaaaacggttattaattttatgttacgCATATTTTAGTGCAATCAAAAAGAAACGTGTAAGTACTTTTCTTTAGAGGTTCCTGTGAACCAGAGGTGGTGAGACTTGTGGTTGAATGATCTGGAGCCTAGGAACCTTTCTCCAAGAGGAACTGTAAAGAGGCTTTTTTGGGGGGTTTCTCTATATCTTAGGGCGGTGGATTTTTCAATGACTGCTTACCCTGGAACCAGAGCAGTTCTGCTTTTGTACCAAGGTCATCTGTCTGTAAGAGATCTTGCTTGAGATGCTTGTTCATCTCAGTATaattcttctctttgtttctgttctgtAAGCTTGCAGCTGTTTCTAATCTCTGCCTTTGTGATGTTTATGATTTAGAGGTAATTTATTCTCTGTTATCCTTGTACCAAAGAAGTTGGGTTTGTGTTTTttctccccccccaccccgtcTGCGGCATtggtctttcattattttttagctGACCTGGTAGCTTAAGGAGTCTTTTTCCTACGCATTCATTGAAAGGATCATTTGTAATTAGTGAAAATATTGGTTCTCTAGCTCCTTATTTTCAAAACCACGGTAGTATTTTCCAGTCGAGGTACCAATTCAGTGAAAAACATCAAGTAGGACCAAAGAGCTCCGCTGGTGGTGTCCTCAGTTCCTGAGCCTCACAGGCTGCTCCCCCAGCCTCGCCTCCCTTGGCCCTGGTGGACTCAGCTCACGCCTGTCACACCCCCACCCTGGCCTCCTCTGTGCCCACCTGCACACCTTTCTCCATGTCTCCAGCTAAGATGTGTTGAGCATTCAGGGCCTGTTCAAACCTCACCTTTTCCACAAGGTCCTTCCAGCCCTTCCTTGATTTCGTCCTGTACTTTGTGTAAGAGTGGTGGGGAATTTGAAGGTTCAAaaaaggcagcagagagcaaacaTAAATTATCAAGCGCTCCTTGGGTCACTTCCTCCAATACCTTTTATTCTTGCTGTCTTTCCCACCTCATCTgtgtatagttaaaaaaaaatttttaacagaatTGGAATCAATAATATAAAAAACTTGGCTCTTACTTTTTTCACTCAATATTACTTCataaacattttcctatgttaTTGAATATTCTtagaaagtttcatttttaataacagcAAAATACTACATTATCTGGATACATTGTAATGTATGTCataaattttgtatttatggACATGAAGGTTGGTACTGATTTTTATTCTAACTTAAGTAAGACTGTCTTAGAcatctttagaaataaaattttttttcaacatttctgCTTATGTCCTTGAGACGCATTATTTCTAGAAGTATAGTGACTAGGTCAAAGGGCATGAGGCTTTAAAGACTCCTGTTGTTTAATCCAGATTGCTTTCTAGAAAGAGTGGCCattgtaattgtttttttaagGCACTTTTCTAATTTAGAAAATTTCATAAAGTGTATTTTGTgattcatttctttaattatttgtgaagttgaacatttttttctgtgttagtTGTTAATATCTTTCCTTCTCTGAGtaatctttttgtttattttgcccAGTGTTACACTGGGGTTTTAGCTTGTTTCATATCAATCTGTAAGGTTTTTATATGTTAAAGATATCAATCTGTGGCTGTCAAATTTATTGCAAGAATTTCTGCAGTTTTCCCTTTGAATCTGGCAAATAATAGGTTTGAAAGATAGAATCTTTTTAATATAATACTAATGACTACCGTTTATTGAAAAAACTTACCAGGTGTTGGGCATTGAGCAAAATTACTTTGTACTTGGATTATCCCACTTAATCTTTCCCACACCCTCAGTAGAAGTCAGCTTTTCCCTATATTATATTGAGGTTCAAGATCATATAGTCAGTAAATGAACAAGCTGggatatgaatgaatgaacagagtcATATTATGGTGCCATGGTTTGGAATTTTGAATTATGCTTGCTTTGTCATAAGAAGAGCTTGTAAGCTAgccaattttattatatttttaattttttgaataagCAGTACATTCCCTGAAAAAGGAACATGATAAAAGTTCTCCCTCCCACCACCTTATGCTCTCTGCTTACTTCTCACTGTGTTCCCCACCTCCACTCCCGAGGTGCACCCCAAAATCTTGTTTATGCTCCCATGCTTTCTGTATGTAGACACAAGTAAATACGAATATATATCCTCATCCCCCTTCTCCTGTTACTTTACACAAAGGGTTAAAACTGGTCAGTTTGAGCTATTTGCTTGTGCAACACTTAGCTGAATGAATTTCTGATTTACTTAATTGTCTTTAATTTTGGAGAGATTCTTCAAGCAGAGAGTTCAGGTTGTTTAGATGGTGACTTCATATTGAAATCGATTTCAGGCCAAACTCTAGCACTGCCAAGTCTTACATAACCAACCAAAGCTGAACTATCAAAGCAGCTGCCATATGTTGTAAGGAATAAAACCAGGGGACTGATGCAGACAATTCTTAAGAAACAAGTTCTCACTCTCAAAAtctccaggggaaaaaaagaaaaaaaagtatatatattccaCCTGAGTGCACATAATGTCTGTGCAAAACCAAATGTTTGTTACTATGTATCACAaagccagatttttaaaaaaatggccaaGTCAATCAACATCCACTACTTCAGTATCAGTAGCTTCTTTGATGGTTAATAACTCTTCCATGGTTAAGACTCAGATGCAGAAATCTGGTTGGTTAGAAAGCTAATTAAACTTCCAGCTTGCTCACACAGAATTacataaaaaggcagaaatgtCTTTTTCACAGAGGTACAGGCCACTTGCATCAGCAGCCCTGGACAGCTGTTAGAGTATTTAGGGTCCTGAGGTTGGAAGGACCAGGTGTCCTTTAGACAGTCCCATGTGTCCCTTCCTCCCAAGCGGAGAGTGTGGGTGCCCAGAATGACCCCACCTCCAGCACCCATAGCCTTGTGGAGAGCCTCCAATCCTTCAGCTCCGCAGAGAGCAAACTGCAAGTTACGAAGGGTAATACGCTTTACCTGTAAGTCGTTTGATGCTTTTCCTGCCAGTTTAAGCACCTCTGGAGTGAGGCTCTTACTCCAGCATGGCTGCACTGCACGCTGTAGCAGCCATACCGACTGGGCCATGGCTGCTCATTCTAGATTGCTGTGTCCGCAGATCGGCCCACCAGGAACTGCATGCTGGCCTCTGCAAGGGGAAACCACCTTTGTCTTGGCCTGTCCGGAGTCCTTCCCAGCCTTCTTGAATTATGCCGAAGCTCCAacaagcaaggcagagaaaggacTGGTCACACACCCAGGGAGACCCCGCTGCCTACTCCTTCAAACAACCATGATTTGAACTGCTAGGCATATGTATATTCATAAGAGGTTATTATGTGTCAAAAAAATAACACCCCTTTGCCCCTTCCTAGTCAGAATGATTATAAAATGCATCCTGGAATATTCATTTAAGGTGCTTTCTGGAAGGGTTTCTCTTAGTGGCCCTTGAAGGTGAAGCTCTGGGACACTCCAGAGACCTATGTGGGAGAAGTGCGGTCGTAATGCGAGGGGACCTGTGTGCTCCCGAACGCCCTCATCTTTACCCGCCTTTATCTTCCCCCCTAGGTACTGGCGGAGGGCACTGGGCATGCAAGTCTGCTACGTGCGCCACGAAGACTATCAGTTCTGTTATTCCTTCCGGGGCAGGCCTGGGCACAGACCTTCCATCCTCATGCTCCATGGATTCTCGGCGCACAAGGACATGTGGCTCAGTGTGGTCAAGGTGCAGTTCTacattcctctttctcaggaagGAAAAGGGTTTCCACTGGGACATGATGTCAACAATGGTAGAAAGCAGAGGGAACCCAGAACTATGGCCCAAGTCATCTTAAAACTAATCACACTTAGGTTATAttagtatattatatatttagtttatatTAGGTGAAATTCGGTATATTATCTGAATCCTTTTACCAGACAGAATTCACTGAGTTGAATGTCATGTGTACAATCTGGGCCTTGGAAATCATTTCGCATGAGTATTCCTCAGGGAAGGTTTCTGATGCTGAGCTTCATCTCAGAACTGCCATGACTGTCAAGATCGGGTTTATAAAGCTCCTTTGTGCCCcgttcctcttcttcctgccctcattgtcctccttcccctccttttcttcatctccctctcttctgccttttttttttttcccttagccAGTTAGAGAAATGATTTTGATCTGGCAACTTCCCGGGATAGTTTTCCAAACCAGTTTCTGCCCTGGTTTACTTGGGTGTGGCAACTTGCTTTGCTGGGGAAAAGAGGCCAGCAGGTGacggctggggctgggaggggtcTTGGCAGGGAAGCACCCCGGACTCCCACCTCGAGCAGGACCCTACCTGCATGACGCAAGGGTGATGCAGAGCAGGAGGACGTGGCTCACCCAGCCTGGAGGTGGTTGTAATTCCAGGGTGAGGACAGTCACCCTCTGAACCTCTCACTTCTTGTTTCCACCTCAGAGAAGCACCTTTCATAAAACTAGATGTTTGTTCATTGATCACTGAGGTTTCTCAGTTTCTTGGTTAAAAGTGGCATGTATTTAAATGGAAGAAGGGGTTTTAGGATAATAATCACTCCAGAAATTAGAccttactacaaaaaaaaaaaaaatgttgacacCGGAATCAGGGTGGTCAGGCGTGGTTCTTTGGCAGGCGTTGCTCCTGTGAGCTCTGGAGCCGGCCAGGGCTCTGGAGGGCAGATCCCTCCCTTCTAGTTCCGGGTCAGAGGCTGCACGACTGGAGTCAGCGTGGACGAGGTGAGGGAAGGGAGGTAGTACTTGTCAGCTGGCGTCAAAGAGTGAGAGAACCAAGCCTGCTCCCCTGATCTTGTCCCCCTTTTCCAGTCAGCCCCAGGGTCCCCTTCCATCTGTGTGCCAGTCTTTGGGGGGCTGTGGTCCTCTGAGGCTACTGGCAGTGCTTATTCACATCAGCAGTTATTGTCTTACTAGGGTAAGACGGTCCTCGGGGATGGCTGTCCAGGTCGCTTGGTAAATCGGGGCAGCCTCCCCAGGAACATGGGCCAACATgttccacacacacactctgatcTCTGGGCGTCCTGTGTGTCCTCAGTTCCTTCCGAAGAACCTGCACTTGGTCTGCGTGGACATGCCAGGACATGAGGGCACCACCCGCTCCTCCCTGGATGACTTGTCCATAGACGGGCAAGTCAAGAGGATACACCAGGTAAGCAGGAGGCGCCACCAGAAATTGCCCCGACTGGGTCTCACCCAGCATCAGAGCCCCATAGGGACTTGGAAGTGGTCTGTAGTGCATTCTGTCTGCAAGGAACTGCAGACGCGTCGGCACCCCAGTGGCATCGTTGGTCAGCTATGGAGTGCCAGGACTCCCGGCAGACTGTTCTCCTTTAAGCCTGTTGCagttatttctaaagaaaaatgatCTGGGCATTTTTCTGAGTTCTTTGAAAAAGGAGTGTAGCATTCCTCAAGACCATTTCCCTAGAGCCTGCTTTTCTGCTTACCAGCCACATGAAGACCCCAACTTGGCAACGGCCCCTCTGCCTAGGTGTGGAGGATGGGCAGGCTGCTGTTTGCATTTTGTGCTATTTTAGCATCTATCGTCACCCTGCCTCTGGCTGGGCTTTCAAGGTCATGGGGTTTATGAACTATTTCAGAATTTAGGAGCCCAGAAGTTTTAAACTGACATTTGGTATTTTCCTCAGACGAAGATATTTAACGTATGCACTCCCTTCTCCCCACATTAACCTATGTGTTCTGATGAGGTCAGGAGCCTTGTTCCTTGGGTCTTTGCTGTATCCTCAGCAACTGACTGTAGTTCCTTGCAGATGGATGGATAGTTGGATGGAGGTCAAATagacagatggatgggtggatattTATGTgaatggatggttggatggatgggaagggattTAAATTAGCACAAGAGGCAGTAAACCATGGCCCCTGGACaatagctggcctgccacctgtttttgtaagcTAAGTTCTACTGGAACACggcatgctcattcatttatgtgtTGTCTCTGACTGTTTCTGGGCCACAACACCAGAGCTGAGGAGTTGCTACAGGGATTGTATGGCCCACAGAGCAGAAAATACTTACTGTCAGGACCTTTATAGAAAAGTGTACTGACTCAGGGATTTGAGGAATCTTTATGGGTTTTATACTTACAAACGATTCCCCAATCAACTGTGCCAAGTAAAGAGAAGATTATGCCCCAGGACTTGCCTGGATAATGGGTCCAGTCGATTTCAGCCCCCTTTCTGTTGTGCCCATAGGAAGTGTAGAGGTGTCTGCTCTGTTATCCCACTGTCACTGCCTAGAGCTCTGTAACAAAGCCTTCTTCTCATTTCCCTTCCTAGTTTGTGGAATGCCTTAAGCTGAACAAAAAACCCTTCCACCTGATAGGCACCTCCATGGGTGGCCATGTGGCCGGAGTGTACGCTGCTTACTACCCATCGGATATCTGCAGCCTCTCCCTCGTGTGCCCTGCTGGTGAGTTACGAGGCTAAAATAACCCTCTGAGAGGCTTGAGCACAGCAGGGTCTGACTCTCTAAAGGAACAAGTAGCAGTGTCTGCCATGACCGCTTTTTagaatattctttttgatgtctattttagaGATATGTTGTGCTTTGTGATAAATAACCAAATAGTAGTGGTATAACCATAATCATCACCATACTGACTTTAAAATATAGAGCCAGCCTTGTTCCACCAAGGATTTGAGGTGATTAATTAAGATGTGTGTAGTACTTTGCAGCATATAAATACTTggaaatataataatattaacatCTGACACAATTGAGTTCTTATAAGCTGATGTCTTTATATGGATTTAATTCTTGCCATAACATTATGAGATGAAGGTACTATTATTATGCCTCTGTTTTTGCTGAAAATCCAGAGATTTTTATCCTGGGTTAGAGAATATCTTCTTATAAAAAATCACCAATTTTAGTTTTTCTGCTCTTGTATGTACACATGGCAACTTGAGCTGTAAAATATCCCCATAAATTACAGTCTGaggttggatttttaaaatgtatttttcttacaaGGTCTTCAAACTTGGATTTACAAAtgtgtgagagaaaaaaaatcttaattttttttgtctttttccttatctttctcTCCTGGTACTTTATTGGAGTGTGATTTACACATAGTAAATTGCACAGATTTTAAGTGTACATCTCGATGACATTTTACATATGTAATGTCTATCTGGACCAAGATAGTATGCCCATTCTATAGGTGGGAACATTGAGGCACAAGGAAGTTTCATTAGTGCCAGGATAGGAACCGATCCTAGACTGTCTGACTGCAGAACCCAAACTATGGCTTTTTGGAAGTCCTTTTAGATTCACTACCTCCTTTATATAGTCATATCCACCACCTCCTTTATCCAGGAGAGCCCAGCCGTGAGTCAGAGAAGTACACCTTCTGTGAAACGTAACTAAATTGACCTTCGAAGTCATAGTCATTCTGAAAGCCAGTAGTTGTCAGGTCTGTTAAGAATATCGTAATTGAAGGTGAGCTGCCGAAGGCTTTTCTCTTCTTTGCCCAAGCACCATGTCTGAAATCACTCGCTCTTTCAATAATAAAGATAGAATTGGAGTTACAGCCCTTATGGAAGTTTATTCCTTTTAAATCACTTATGGAAGGTGAGATCTGACTGGCTTTTTTGAGCGTATGTTCATTTGCCCAGAGAAGAATTTTACACCTGAGTTTCAGTTGGACATTTAAAATCAAGTTTGCTTGTATgtgtaaatgaaaagataaatgtcttttactttgaaataatttgaaatttatgGAAATGTGGCAAAGATAGTGCAGAGAATCCCATTGAGCCTCCACCCTGTTTCTCCCATTGGCCACAGCTCACGTTCGTTACCAGGCGGTTTGTCACAACCAAGAAGCAAACATCAGTCCATTACTGTTAAACTGAACTCCAGGCTTTGCTTGGATTTCATTAGTTTCTCCACTAGTGTCTtgtttctgttccaggatccagcCCGGGATACCATGTGACATTTAGTTTAGGATTATTCTTAAAGTACAAAGAAGTAGATCCTGTAATCTGCCCCAGGGCATCGTGAAACCCACACGGTACCCATGCTATGTTTAAAGGGCTTGCTGAATATTGGAGATTTATGAAGTGTGGGCTTCTGCAGCAGAGTATGATGCCATGCCTTTCTTTCTAAAATCTAGCTCTCCAGCTAAGTCAAACCCTCAATATTTGCTCAGTCGGAAGGGAACATTAGTTTTGCCCTCCATGTACATCAGTTTGTGTGCCCCTCGTGTTGTGCTGCAGGGTGAGAGGAAATAATGGTCCAGCTTGAAGCTGTTTGGACTCGGTGATTGCCTCGTGCCCTCCTGCAGGGAGAGGAGCCGTGGGGAGGGCATACTGCCCCACCGTGGGGGACAGCTTGGAAGGGGCTCATTCGCACTTGACTTTGAGCTTTACGGATTGACCCCAAGTGAGACATTACTAAGGGGGTAGGCGTGCAGTCACTCTGGCCCTGTGCTTTCTTGCTGTTCTGTATTTCCTCAGTGATACAGGCGTGACAGGGCTCCAGCAGCTGTCTTCTAGACTGATGCTTCTAAAACTCTGGCATACGTATGAATCCCCCGACTTGTTAAAGTGGGTTCAGGAGACTTAAGGGAGGGGGCTGAAATTCTGCCTTTCATATGTGCTCCGATACTCCTAGTCCATGAACCGCAGTTTGCATAACCAATTCTTATAATATCCCGAAGGATTTTTTTTGTGCTCCTCAAGAGTATGGTTTTGACTTTGAGCAAGGATGGATgtgccagttaaaaaaaaactactggTGAGAACACCTGAAATATATTAACTCTGGGCTGAGAGTGGAGATTCCCTTTGCCAAATGGGGGCCGGTGAGGAGGTGGACACATTGCCAAGCTGTTTTGGTTTGAGTCCCATAGGCCTGCAGTACTCAACGGATAATCAGTTCATACAACGGCTCAAAGAACTGCAGGACACGGTCGCCGTAGAGAAGATCCCCTTGATTCCGTCTACCCCGGAAGAGATGGGTGAAATGCTCCAGCTCTGCTCCTACGTCCGTTTTAAGGTGCCCCAGCAGGTAATGCCATCTCAGCGGCATTATGCCCTCTGCCAAGGGCTCAGGAGGCCAATACCAGCCTCTGTGGGTACCTTgtactcatttgttcattcactcagcagTATCTATACCACGCCTGTGGCCTGGGCCCCAGTGGTGAATAAATAAGACTGAGAGGGTCCCTGGGAAGACCCAGGCCTGTGGGGGAGGCAGACAACTCATGATTATTGCAAGTAAACAGATAATTACAAATTGTAGTAAGTCTTATAGAGGAAATGAAGATGGTGCAGTGATGGGaaacagggaggcagggaaggctttGATCAGCCTCTTTGAGGAAACAGTGGGCAGAAATGcaaaaagcataggcaagtttAAGAGGCTGGAGGGCGGCCTAGAGGGAGGGAGTGAGTGGGCTGAGATGAGGGTGGGCTTAGTGGCGGactgagggggagggggaggaaaggcaGAGGTCACAGGTGACTCCTGGCTCTTGTGTTAGATAAAGGCAGCATTTTCTGAGTAGGGCAGAGAGGGAGCGCACATCTGGGGACAAGGGATGAATGAGCTCCACGTTGGATGCGTTACGTTGAGGTTGTCCATCAACTAGCAGGTGGGCATACGAGTGCAAGTCCGGCCGAAGCTACAGAATTAGAGCCGTCGGCTGATGATGATGGTATTCGAGGTCACGGGTATGAAGGAAGTCATCCAGAGCAAGGGTGCGGGGAGCCAAGACAGGGGAATCCGTAGCTGGGGCCTCATAACAGCAAGTGTCTCCCCTCTGCTGAGCTGGACCCCACCTTGGGGAGTGGGCAGTCCTCCTAGGAGCTGAGAGAATGGGCCCTGTGCAGAGGTGGTGAGTGTGGCTCAGGTTACAGGTGTGGCCCGTCTCTGGGGAATCTCGAGTCTGTGGTATATTCTATCCCCAAAATCCACATTACAGTCGTGAAATCACACCAATCTGCTCCCAACACGGGTCTCTTCCCAGAATGGAGTGGCCAAACAGAGTTTTAGAAAATTCCATGTTTTGAGTTGTCAGGAATATGAAAACCATGAGAAGCCAAATGGCAGCTCTGGAAGCCCCCCTGGGAGAGAATGACCACCTGAGCCCAGCCCTCGGCCAGCCCGTGGGCCGTGTTGTGTTACTGCATCTGCTCGCTTGTGTGTGTCTTCTGGCCTAGCCTCTGTAAGGCCGGGGACTTTGTCCTCATTGGCTgatgtatccccagtgcctgcgTGAAGTCAATCCTAGGTCCAGATTGGATGGCTCAGTGGATGGGAGGATGCAGGGATGGAGGagggatgggtgggtaggtgcAGGATGGAGGGATGCATGAATAGATATGTGCGTGTGTGAGTCAGAGATGCAAGATGGAAGGACGGGTTGGATGGGGGAGCAAACGTGGAGATGGATAGGTGCGTGGGTGCAGGATAGATAACAGAATGAAGAAATGGCTGCTACTGAGCATGGTGTGCTGGTGAACCTGCCTTCAGAGTCTAGGCTTCTGCTTCCAGGATGGTCAGGCTCTAGTCACGCTCCACGCGGTTAGTTTAGTCCCAAACAAACAGTTCACACGGGTTTTCCCACTTCCATCAGCACACAGGATTTTAGAGAGCGCATTTAAAGGGTTCAAACCATTCCAGGCAGATGAGAGAAGAGACAGCTGCTAATAGGAACCCTGGACTCCACTTCAAGAATCCTGAAGCAGGCAGGAGCAGGGGGCTGTGTGCCTTCCGGCCACAGTGCCTCTGGGTCAGAGCTCCAGGTCCGCAGGTCTGGCCCTTCCCCACTGGCTGCCACGTCGCCAGCGCTCAGCAGGAAAGGCAGAGACAGTGTCAAACAATAAGCAAAGGACTCGCCAACCCTTCCCAGAATTTTCTCGGTAGTttattgcttcattttttaagaGACTCACCATCCTCAACCCTTTAATTGTTCTAAATAGACCTTGTTCTGCAGTTGGCTATTATTGAACAAGCAATCACTTGATATTATTTCCAGTCTGGTTGTGTCTTAGTTGAAGGAGAGGATATTTCAAGATGAAGCGGCTGTCAGGTCATCTCAGGCGTTATTTCCCTGCTGTACGGGACCTTCGGTGTCACAGTATTACATCCAAGTTCCTTcctaattaaaaaggaaaaagcctCTTAGGAACCTACTCCCAGTTACATTTCATACCACACTGGGGGAATTTGGAGGACCAGATCCTGCAAACCTTGGCAGTGCCATAAATTGCTGAACTTTATTTCCTACATTTTCCCAGAGCCGTGAGACACCTGAGGAAATAGATCTTCTTTTCTTGCCTTCCAACTTTGGGTTATTTTTCCTCAGATCTTGCAGGGCCTTGTTGACGTCCGCATCCCTCATAACAACTTCTACCGGAAGCGTGAGTAGCTCTGCTTTCAGCTCTGAGCCTGGGACAAGGGAAGCTTTGTGGGTGGCTGgcttt
The DNA window shown above is from Manis javanica isolate MJ-LG chromosome 3, MJ_LKY, whole genome shotgun sequence and carries:
- the ABHD6 gene encoding monoacylglycerol lipase ABHD6, which codes for MDLDVVNLFVIAGGTLAIPILAFVASFLLWPSALIKIYYWYWRRALGMQVCYVRHEDYQFCYSFRGRPGHRPSILMLHGFSAHKDMWLSVVKFLPKNLHLVCVDMPGHEGTTRSSLDDLSIDGQVKRIHQFVECLKLNKKPFHLIGTSMGGHVAGVYAAYYPSDICSLSLVCPAGLQYSTDNQFIQRLKELQDTVAVEKIPLIPSTPEEMGEMLQLCSYVRFKVPQQILQGLVDVRIPHNNFYRKLFLEIVSEKSRYSLHENMDKIKVPTQIIWGKQDQVLDVSGAAMLAKSIANCQVELLENCGHSVVMERPRKTAKLIVDFLASVPNTDNNKKLD